CTTCATACCATCCTACGGACCCATCTTCAAAATGCAGTTGCAATTGTCCGTAGTTGTAGTTCCAGGCAGGAATCTCATCGGTTAACCGTGCACCTATTGCAGATACATACAATGGCTTAGCCCCCACCATTTGACACATGACATCAATATAATGAACTCCGCAGTCAACAATGGGACTTAAACTAGACATTAGATTTTTATGCACATCCCACATATACCCATGGCTCTGTTGATTCAGGTTCATACGCATAACAAGCGGCTTTCCCATTGTTTTGGATATTTCAATAAATTTGACCCAGGAGGGATGATACCTCAAAATATATCCAACAACCAGTTTTTTATCGTATTGCACCGCTGCATCGACGACTTCCTGCGCCGAAATCACGTCTTCAGCTAAAGGCTTTTCAATAAAAACATGAGCGCCAGCCTGAAAGGCTTTTATAGCATACGCTTTATGTGTATCTGGATAGGTCGCAATACAAACGGCATCCGGTTTCGTTTCCTGAAGTGCATCCTCATAAGATTCAAACAGTTTATAGTTACCTCCCAATTGCTCATTCAGTTTACTTTTGCTCTCCCCGCGAGCTACTAAACCCACAATTTGAAACCCATCTAAATCGTGATATGCCTTCGCATGAGATGCGCCCATATTTCCACATCCAACAACCAATATTTTAATAACCTGTTGCATCATTTCTTCTATTTCTATATTATTTCTTTAATCCATCCAACGCAAATGCTGCTCCTGTCCCCAATGCAGCACCTGTTAACACATCGGAGGGAAAATGTACGCCCAAATACATCCTTGAATATCCCACGCTACTCGCCCATAAAAGTGATGGCGCAACGACGTACCACTTCGAGTAGGCTCGAGACAAAGCAGAAGCCGTAGCAAAAGCAGATGACGTATGACCAGAGGGAAAGGAATACCCACCGGCTGTACGAACCGATATGAAATTAGGATATTTTTTAAATGGCCTACTTCGCTTAAAGATATGTTTTAAACCAACATTCACTAGCGCTGTTACAGCCGTACTACTAGCAACATACAGGGCATTCTGACGCATTGCCTTATCATCGTTGACCGCACCGGCAACCAGTAAACCGACAGGAACGGCTATCTGAACATAGTTATTGATATCAGAAAGCACTTTAAATGTTTGTGTTTGTGGCGCTGTCCTAGTCTCAGCTATGGACTCCAATATCCGGATATCTAACGTAGACGCTGGACTTTCTTGTCCTAGAACAGGGCCATAAAGACAGTTAATCCAACAAATAAAAATAAAAGCTAATCTTTTCATCTGACAAATAATTGATCTAATTTACAATTCCCTTGAATTAGGTACCATTAAACACACTACTCCAATTTATTAAACAACAACTTTCTCCCCCCACTATTGTCACTTTTATCCGCTATTAACTTAATAAGTCACCCCCCAATCCTTAAAAATAAGGAAATTTATGAGAGTTGTCACCCTATAAAGAAACATTTCGATTGGACAAAATTTCACAGCTCGCTATTGAAGTAATTCAAACAGCCTACTATAGGATAGGAAATCAGCATTGTCTTTTGTCTAAATTATGGTGTATTCCCCAATCAATGGCCTAGTTTTTACAATTTTTTCAAGAAAATTGAATTCATTTCAACAACAAGTCCATTAGAATAAGAATTTTAAAATGATAGTCTTGCATTTCCCATTAATTTACTATACATTTGCTTGCAGTTATTAATACAAACATGGTTTATACCTACGTACATCATTTTCATTTGCATCATCGCCATTGTGGCGATATGTTAATTTAATGTGTTCTTACGTAGAATACCTTCCCTCTTGTTTGATTTCTTATTATTAATAATTTACTGCTAACATTTATAAAGCGTTGAAAAATCTTAAAATTGCTATCCAAAAATCGGGTAGGTTAAACGAAAAATCTGTTCAATTACTGAAAAATTGTGGTTTAGACTTTGAGAACTACAAAAGCTCTTTAATCACCACGGTTGGGAATTTCCCACTGGAAATATTATTTCTGAGAGATGATGATATTCCGGGATATGTGGAACAAGGTATAGCCGACCTGGGCATCGTCGGTGAAAACATCATTGATGAGACCGAATCCAAAGTAGAATACATCAAACGACTTGGTTTTGGAAAATGTACATTGAAACTGGCTATTCCCAAAGATAGTACCATCCAAGACATTAAAGACCTTAACGGCAAAGCAATCGCAACCTCTTATCCAAATATCCTAAAGAATTTTCTAGACGAGTATAAGATCAATGCAGACATCCGTTTGATATCCGGATCAGTTGAGATTTCACCTGGTTTGGGTCTTAGTGATGCGATCTGTGATATCGTATCGACCGGTGGAACACTAAAAAGCAATGGTTTGAAACCCTTTGCTGATGTCAAAAATTCAGAAGCCATATTGGTCGGAAGAAAAGGATTAGAAGGCAATGAAGTTTTGGCGGAATTAGTGCAACGAATCGAATCTGTTCTTTTAGCAAAAGAAACTAAATATGTTGTATTGAATGTCGAAAAGAAAAATTTGCCTGCCATTACTTCTTTATTGCACGGTGTTAAGAGCCCTACGGTTGTTCCGCTGGCAGAAGAAGGTTGGGTAGCCGTACACACCGTTATCACTGAAGATGACTTTTGGGATAAGATCAATAAGTTAAAAGCTGAAGGTGCCCAAGGTATCGTTGTGATGCCAATTGAAAAAATCATTCTTTAAACTTGATGCACGTATACAACCATGTTAAAAAAATATGATTACAAAACGTTAGGGAAAACCGAAATCCAGCAACTGGTAGCCAGGAATACGGACCCAAACAATGCAATACAAGAGGTTGTCCAGGAAATTATCCAACAAGTACGCCAACAAGGTGATATCGTATTACGCGAATATGCTGCCAAATTTGATAAAGTTGAACTTGACAGATTATATTTAGACGAGGAAGATATAGACGCATTGGCGTCTACCATAGGCCGTGATCAACAGAGAGCACTCGAAATCGCTTTTCAAAATATCCATAAATTCCATAGTACACAGCTAAAAAGAGAGCGTACGGTGGAAACCATGCCCGGTGTAAAATGCTGGCGAGAAGTCCGTCCGATTGAAAAAGTTGGACTTTATATCCCTGGCGGATCAGCGGTGTTACCAAGCACGCTTTTAATGCTGGGTGTACCGGCAAGGATAGCTGGATGCAAAGAGATCGTCGTCTGTTCTCCACCTCAATCCAATGGAAAAATCAATGGCTTTGTCGCTTTTTGTTTAAAATTACTTAAGATAAACAGAATATACTTAGTTGGAGGTGCTCAGGCTGTTGCAGCGATGGGTTTTGGAACGGAGACCATACCAAAAGTGGATAAGATCTTTGGCCCGGGCAATCAGTTTGTCACAAAAGCAAAATCCATCATACAGGGGCTAGCAAATGTCAGTATTGATATGCCTGCAGGACCATCCGAAGTGCTGGTCGTCGCGGATGAATCGGCAAGTCCAGCATTTGTGGCAGCAGATCTTTTGGCACAGGCTGAACATGGAGCCGACAGTCAAGCAGTCCTGGTTGCAACATCCAATGCGCTAGTTGATGCAGTCAACACAGCCCTTGTAGCCCAGTTAGCGGTTTTGCCACGCAAGGAGCTCGCTTCAAAAGCGATTGAAAATTCCTATGCAGTAACTGTTGAGACGCTTCAGGAGGCCATACAGTTTTCAAACGATTATGCGCCAGAACACCTTATTTTGGAGACGGACCAATGGGAATCCTTAACACGCTATATCAGTAATGCTGGTTCTGTTTTTTTAGGACACTTAACACCTGAAAGCGCAGGGGATTATGCCTCAGGTACAAATCACACACTACCGACATCAGGTTATGCACGCTCCTATTCAGGCGTATCGGTAGATTCTTTTGTTAAAAAAGTTACCTTTCAACATATAAACGAAACCGGACTTCAACAAATCGGATCAGTGGTTGAAATACTCGCTGAACT
The Sphingobacterium multivorum genome window above contains:
- a CDS encoding phosphatase PAP2 family protein, with protein sequence MKRLAFIFICWINCLYGPVLGQESPASTLDIRILESIAETRTAPQTQTFKVLSDINNYVQIAVPVGLLVAGAVNDDKAMRQNALYVASSTAVTALVNVGLKHIFKRSRPFKKYPNFISVRTAGGYSFPSGHTSSAFATASALSRAYSKWYVVAPSLLWASSVGYSRMYLGVHFPSDVLTGAALGTGAAFALDGLKK
- the hisG gene encoding ATP phosphoribosyltransferase, with amino-acid sequence MKNLKIAIQKSGRLNEKSVQLLKNCGLDFENYKSSLITTVGNFPLEILFLRDDDIPGYVEQGIADLGIVGENIIDETESKVEYIKRLGFGKCTLKLAIPKDSTIQDIKDLNGKAIATSYPNILKNFLDEYKINADIRLISGSVEISPGLGLSDAICDIVSTGGTLKSNGLKPFADVKNSEAILVGRKGLEGNEVLAELVQRIESVLLAKETKYVVLNVEKKNLPAITSLLHGVKSPTVVPLAEEGWVAVHTVITEDDFWDKINKLKAEGAQGIVVMPIEKIIL
- the hisD gene encoding histidinol dehydrogenase, coding for MLKKYDYKTLGKTEIQQLVARNTDPNNAIQEVVQEIIQQVRQQGDIVLREYAAKFDKVELDRLYLDEEDIDALASTIGRDQQRALEIAFQNIHKFHSTQLKRERTVETMPGVKCWREVRPIEKVGLYIPGGSAVLPSTLLMLGVPARIAGCKEIVVCSPPQSNGKINGFVAFCLKLLKINRIYLVGGAQAVAAMGFGTETIPKVDKIFGPGNQFVTKAKSIIQGLANVSIDMPAGPSEVLVVADESASPAFVAADLLAQAEHGADSQAVLVATSNALVDAVNTALVAQLAVLPRKELASKAIENSYAVTVETLQEAIQFSNDYAPEHLILETDQWESLTRYISNAGSVFLGHLTPESAGDYASGTNHTLPTSGYARSYSGVSVDSFVKKVTFQHINETGLQQIGSVVEILAELEGLQAHKNAISIRKKG
- a CDS encoding Gfo/Idh/MocA family protein is translated as MMQQVIKILVVGCGNMGASHAKAYHDLDGFQIVGLVARGESKSKLNEQLGGNYKLFESYEDALQETKPDAVCIATYPDTHKAYAIKAFQAGAHVFIEKPLAEDVISAQEVVDAAVQYDKKLVVGYILRYHPSWVKFIEISKTMGKPLVMRMNLNQQSHGYMWDVHKNLMSSLSPIVDCGVHYIDVMCQMVGAKPLYVSAIGARLTDEIPAWNYNYGQLQLHFEDGSVGWYEAGWGPMISQNAFFVKDVFGPKGAVSIVANKASDEGKSDSVASHTQTESLRVHYADLDSANEFTKVDEWVNLSDEPDHQELCNREQLFFLQAIVDNLDLSDSMEDAVNSLRIALACDEAVKTGQMIKL